One stretch of Pradoshia sp. D12 DNA includes these proteins:
- a CDS encoding polysaccharide deacetylase family protein gives MKKNVNLIFLIVFIGHFTLLAGYFTNNFDTIAHAKFSLRVDRPLDIENTVNVRDFKVKENDKAEKITVLMYHRVIDNKDLVKNHYDEDGNLHGTIVTLYDFEAQMQYLKDKGFKTLTLPEFQAYMKEDIAIPTKSVLITFDDGFKDNYINAYPVLKKHNFNASIFLITGGIDRNPRDYDPADAQFLSVKDINKSLDVFSYHGHADEFHKLDDNGVSYLISKEYEDVKADIQSGYETIGDSSAFAYPYGEYNKSTLEILKELDTDMAFTIKDGMASPGDNMLEIPRRGVYPGTTLDIFDKLITYE, from the coding sequence TTGAAGAAAAATGTAAATCTTATATTCCTAATTGTTTTTATAGGGCACTTCACATTATTAGCCGGCTATTTTACAAATAATTTCGATACAATTGCCCATGCTAAATTCAGTTTAAGGGTGGATAGACCATTAGATATTGAAAACACCGTTAATGTAAGGGATTTTAAAGTTAAAGAAAACGATAAGGCAGAAAAAATTACTGTCTTGATGTACCACAGAGTCATCGATAATAAGGATCTTGTTAAAAATCACTATGATGAAGATGGAAATCTTCATGGTACAATCGTCACTTTATATGATTTCGAAGCGCAAATGCAATATTTGAAAGATAAGGGATTCAAAACGCTGACATTGCCCGAATTCCAGGCCTATATGAAAGAAGACATTGCGATACCAACTAAAAGTGTCCTGATTACTTTTGATGATGGCTTTAAGGATAATTATATTAATGCGTATCCTGTCTTAAAGAAACATAATTTCAACGCATCAATCTTCCTGATCACAGGAGGAATAGACCGAAATCCTCGTGATTATGATCCTGCTGACGCGCAATTTTTAAGCGTTAAAGATATTAATAAAAGCTTAGATGTTTTTAGTTATCACGGGCACGCCGATGAATTCCATAAACTCGATGACAATGGGGTATCATATTTGATTTCAAAGGAATATGAAGATGTAAAGGCTGACATTCAGTCTGGCTATGAAACCATCGGCGATTCTAGTGCATTTGCTTACCCATATGGGGAATATAACAAATCCACTTTAGAAATCCTGAAAGAACTGGATACTGATATGGCCTTCACTATAAAAGATGGCATGGCTTCTCCAGGTGATAATATGTTGGAGATACCAAGAAGAGGTGTTTATCCAGGGACAACTCTGGATATATTCGATAAACTAATAACTTACGAATGA
- a CDS encoding glycosyltransferase produces MDLTIGLIFTLILYVIFFAFQILYIIVPLFSVNRERSRIVREPEDGISILIPAYNEETVIKNCIQAILHVDYKKYEAFIINDGSTDHTMELLISMLDLKRVEKEKAAQISHKPIKGIYQSTLYPSIFIIDKENGGKADSLNAGIEFAGYETIITLDADSGLDVKSLQIINSAFKDNSVIAAGGMVHIGQAFYGDYTNPKPKFNISHLLRFQFLQYLVNFYLYKITQTKFKALAIISGAFGVFKRDALFEVGGYRITVGEDMDITMRIQRLIKTNYPYKKILFIPEAVCFTEGPETFRDLFKQRIRWQKAFIDCIITYGPSLLTKFGPGISLFLIVDALMLGTLTAFPTLIIPFVMLIMGEGAILALMLFAFSFSLGVFQSLVAMIITNRFGYAFSRIDKIRIVFFVPFEIVTYRFLGVLFNTFGTVGYFINKNSWNKVKRVGGQHQTYDEDIQDNGKVIDLNEHKKSAG; encoded by the coding sequence ATGGATTTAACAATTGGACTAATTTTTACACTTATTTTGTATGTTATCTTTTTTGCATTCCAAATTCTCTATATCATTGTCCCTCTTTTTAGTGTAAATAGGGAACGGAGTAGAATAGTGCGTGAACCGGAAGATGGTATATCCATCCTTATACCTGCTTACAATGAGGAAACGGTTATCAAGAATTGTATTCAGGCAATCCTGCATGTCGATTACAAAAAATATGAGGCATTTATCATTAATGATGGTTCGACGGATCATACTATGGAATTGCTTATTTCCATGCTGGACTTAAAGAGGGTTGAAAAGGAGAAAGCCGCACAGATTTCTCATAAACCTATCAAAGGAATTTACCAGTCTACATTATATCCGTCCATCTTTATCATTGATAAAGAAAATGGCGGTAAAGCTGATTCTTTAAATGCTGGAATTGAGTTTGCTGGATATGAAACAATCATTACCTTGGATGCTGACAGCGGACTGGATGTAAAATCATTGCAGATCATTAATTCTGCATTTAAGGATAATAGTGTTATTGCAGCAGGCGGAATGGTTCATATTGGACAAGCTTTCTATGGCGATTATACAAATCCAAAGCCGAAATTTAATATATCCCACCTACTACGATTTCAATTCTTGCAATACTTAGTTAATTTTTATCTTTATAAAATTACACAGACAAAATTCAAAGCTTTAGCCATTATTTCAGGAGCGTTTGGTGTCTTTAAGCGAGACGCATTATTTGAAGTGGGAGGATATCGCATTACTGTTGGAGAAGACATGGACATTACGATGAGGATACAACGTCTGATTAAGACAAATTATCCTTATAAAAAAATCCTTTTCATACCTGAAGCTGTATGTTTCACAGAAGGTCCCGAGACATTCAGAGACTTATTCAAACAACGGATTCGTTGGCAAAAAGCATTTATCGACTGCATCATTACATACGGACCTTCGCTGCTTACAAAATTCGGTCCAGGCATCTCACTGTTTTTGATTGTGGATGCATTAATGCTTGGAACATTAACAGCATTCCCGACCTTAATTATTCCTTTCGTAATGCTAATTATGGGTGAGGGGGCTATATTAGCGCTTATGTTATTTGCTTTTTCTTTCAGCCTCGGGGTTTTCCAAAGTTTAGTGGCCATGATTATTACCAATCGATTTGGATATGCATTCTCAAGGATTGACAAAATACGGATTGTATTCTTTGTTCCATTCGAAATTGTCACATACCGTTTTTTAGGCGTTTTATTCAATACTTTTGGTACTGTCGGTTATTTTATAAACAAGAACAGTTGGAATAAGGTGAAGCGGGTAGGCGGCCAACATCAAACCTATGATGAAGATATACAGGATAACGGAAAAGTAATTGATCTGAATGAACATAAAAAGAGTGCGGGCTGA
- a CDS encoding class I SAM-dependent methyltransferase, with protein MMTTFTYMDLLSKLGIGGAHPGGLRATEIMLKDEPITQDTVILDAGCGTGQTSAYLYNTYQANIIALDAHPIMIQKAKNRFLQLQLPIQTVESSLEAIPMKNQSTHYVLAESVLSFVEIEPVLREMLRVLKPGGVLYAIELTMQGTLSEIEQKQIGQFYGFQQMWNEDRWKDAMNKAGFADVQIRTLPSFYDDHEPLTEFQPSEDVPDALFDLLEQHERFLLQYRDAMSYRIVRAQK; from the coding sequence ATGATGACCACATTTACGTATATGGATTTATTATCTAAGCTTGGAATTGGAGGAGCTCATCCGGGAGGACTAAGGGCAACAGAAATCATGCTGAAGGATGAGCCTATTACTCAAGACACCGTCATTCTTGATGCGGGCTGTGGTACGGGACAAACCAGTGCTTATTTGTATAATACGTATCAAGCGAACATTATAGCGCTCGATGCCCATCCGATCATGATTCAGAAAGCGAAGAACAGGTTTTTGCAATTGCAATTACCTATACAGACAGTAGAATCCTCGTTGGAAGCTATTCCAATGAAGAATCAATCCACTCATTATGTTCTGGCTGAATCCGTTCTATCCTTTGTTGAAATAGAGCCTGTTCTTAGAGAAATGCTAAGAGTGTTAAAGCCTGGTGGTGTTTTGTATGCCATAGAACTGACCATGCAAGGAACTCTTTCAGAAATAGAACAAAAACAGATTGGACAGTTTTATGGATTTCAACAGATGTGGAACGAGGATAGATGGAAAGACGCAATGAATAAGGCAGGGTTTGCGGACGTACAAATTAGAACATTGCCCTCCTTTTATGATGATCATGAGCCTCTGACAGAATTTCAGCCATCAGAGGATGTGCCGGATGCTTTATTTGATCTACTGGAACAGCATGAAAGGTTTTTGCTTCAATATCGTGACGCGATGAGTTACCGAATTGTACGTGCGCAAAAATAG
- a CDS encoding class I SAM-dependent rRNA methyltransferase, protein MSSSYKEIICEVKPRDSKKLRNGFPLILKEAIVSPQKLQEEGQILKLVDDSGRFIAKGYFGKQNKGYGWVLTRQENESINQAFFDEKIQKALDKRAHYFQQEDTTAFRVFNSEGDGIGGLIIDFYDGYFVIQWYSQGIYSFKEYVLESLRRLTDFKGIYEKKRFDTKGKYIEDDDFVVGQEGEFPIIVKENGVNFAVNLNDGAMVGVFLDQRDVRKTIRDHYAKGKTVVNMFSYTGAFSVFASLGGAKKTTSVDLANRSRAKTIEQFSVNSIDYEAQDIIVEDVFKYFKYARRKELKFDMVILDPPSFAKSKKFTFSAAKDYTNLLKESIAITEKGGLIVASTNCSLFGMDKFKSFIDSACKEMHQKYKIVEEFSLPDDFRIINEYPEGNYLKVVFIQLAR, encoded by the coding sequence ATGAGTTCAAGTTATAAGGAAATAATTTGTGAAGTAAAACCAAGAGATAGCAAAAAATTAAGAAATGGATTTCCGCTTATTTTAAAGGAGGCTATTGTGTCTCCTCAAAAATTGCAGGAGGAAGGTCAAATTCTTAAGCTTGTTGATGATTCAGGTCGCTTTATTGCCAAAGGATATTTTGGAAAGCAGAATAAAGGATATGGCTGGGTATTAACAAGACAGGAAAATGAATCTATTAACCAAGCGTTCTTTGATGAGAAAATTCAAAAGGCTCTAGATAAGCGAGCGCACTATTTCCAACAAGAAGATACAACAGCTTTTCGTGTGTTCAATAGTGAGGGTGACGGAATTGGCGGTCTCATTATTGATTTTTATGATGGATATTTTGTCATTCAATGGTATAGCCAAGGGATCTACTCATTTAAAGAATATGTTTTAGAGTCTTTACGCAGATTAACAGATTTTAAAGGAATCTATGAAAAAAAACGTTTCGATACAAAAGGAAAATACATTGAAGATGATGATTTTGTTGTAGGGCAAGAAGGTGAGTTTCCAATCATCGTAAAGGAAAATGGCGTAAACTTTGCAGTCAATCTAAATGATGGTGCTATGGTAGGTGTTTTCTTAGATCAGCGTGATGTACGTAAAACAATCCGGGACCACTATGCTAAAGGAAAGACCGTTGTAAATATGTTTTCTTATACGGGAGCCTTTTCTGTGTTTGCGTCATTAGGTGGAGCGAAAAAGACGACCAGTGTGGATCTTGCCAATAGAAGCCGGGCTAAAACGATCGAACAGTTCAGTGTAAATAGCATTGATTATGAAGCACAGGATATCATCGTAGAGGATGTATTTAAGTATTTTAAATATGCACGCAGAAAAGAGTTAAAGTTTGATATGGTTATTCTCGACCCGCCAAGCTTTGCCAAGTCGAAGAAATTCACCTTCAGCGCAGCAAAGGATTATACAAATCTGCTGAAGGAATCAATCGCAATCACGGAAAAAGGTGGTCTGATTGTTGCTTCAACAAATTGCAGTCTGTTTGGAATGGATAAATTCAAATCTTTTATCGATAGTGCATGTAAGGAAATGCATCAGAAATATAAAATTGTTGAAGAATTTTCATTGCCTGATGATTTTAGAATAATCAATGAATACCCAGAGGGTAATTACTTAAAAGTAGTGTTTATCCAGTTAGCAAGATAA
- a CDS encoding lysoplasmalogenase, protein MKVKLLTLLILVMSIIYIFFIPAEPFGIKLLFKLIPMWLIIYFAYLQKPAEGHKNKGLILTGLFFCMLGDGLLHWFIVGLSFFLIGHIIYIAGFLKKWNSSKIRLLSIIPLLAFDLIIGNKLINALQEAGNDGLIIPVVIYIGAISFMAWAAFMTGNMYAIIGSLLFVISDTILSWNMFISDVPYSHFLIMSTYYAAQYTIASSISKTSDQTTPLHIKPLRG, encoded by the coding sequence ATGAAGGTTAAATTACTTACTCTTCTCATTTTAGTAATGAGTATTATCTATATCTTTTTCATTCCAGCTGAGCCGTTTGGAATCAAATTGCTATTCAAGCTTATTCCAATGTGGTTAATTATCTACTTTGCCTATCTTCAAAAACCTGCTGAAGGACACAAAAATAAAGGACTCATCCTTACCGGCCTGTTTTTTTGTATGCTCGGCGACGGGCTGCTTCACTGGTTTATAGTTGGGCTAAGCTTCTTTCTGATCGGACATATCATTTATATTGCAGGCTTTCTAAAGAAATGGAATTCCTCTAAAATTCGCCTTTTATCCATTATCCCGCTCCTTGCATTTGACCTAATCATCGGCAATAAACTTATAAATGCTCTTCAAGAGGCGGGAAATGATGGGTTGATTATTCCTGTTGTCATTTATATTGGCGCTATTTCTTTTATGGCATGGGCAGCCTTCATGACCGGGAATATGTATGCGATAATCGGCAGCTTGCTCTTCGTTATTTCTGACACTATCTTATCATGGAATATGTTTATATCTGATGTTCCATACTCGCATTTTTTAATCATGTCAACTTATTATGCTGCTCAATACACAATAGCCTCCAGTATTAGCAAGACATCTGATCAGACCACTCCTTTGCATATAAAGCCTTTAAGAGGATAA
- a CDS encoding NupC/NupG family nucleoside CNT transporter yields MKYLISIIGLLAVVGLALLVSSNRKQIKYKYIGLMVVIQIALAALLLNTKFGFVLIQGIATVFGYLLEFAEAGISFVFGGMANEGEAPFFLTVLLPIVFISVLIGILQHFKILPFIMKGIGLLLSKVNGMGKLESYNAVASAMVGQSEVFITVKKQLGQLPPHRLYTLCASAMSTVSMSIVGAYMTMIDPKYVVTALVVNLFGGFIIASLINPYEVDDKEDILVVAEEGEKQTFFEMIGEYIMDGFKVAVTVGAMLIGFVALMACIDALFDMTIGVSFQQILGYIFAPFAFIMGVPWSEAVSAGGIMATKLVTNEFVAMISLTEIADTFSERTLGIISVFLVSFANFSSIGIISGAVKGLHEKQGNVVARFGLKLLFGATLVSVLSGIIVGLVL; encoded by the coding sequence ATGAAATATTTAATTTCAATCATCGGGTTACTTGCAGTGGTAGGGTTGGCTTTGTTAGTGAGTTCAAACAGGAAACAAATCAAGTATAAATATATTGGGTTAATGGTTGTTATTCAGATTGCATTAGCAGCTTTATTATTAAATACTAAATTCGGCTTTGTTTTAATCCAGGGGATTGCCACTGTATTTGGATATTTACTGGAATTTGCAGAAGCAGGGATATCATTTGTGTTTGGCGGAATGGCAAATGAAGGAGAAGCACCATTTTTCCTCACAGTTCTATTGCCAATTGTTTTTATATCCGTGTTAATCGGAATATTACAGCACTTTAAAATACTTCCTTTTATTATGAAGGGAATTGGCCTTCTGTTAAGTAAAGTGAACGGAATGGGTAAACTTGAATCATACAATGCAGTTGCCTCAGCTATGGTCGGACAATCAGAGGTATTCATAACGGTGAAAAAACAATTGGGGCAGTTACCGCCTCACCGTTTATATACTTTATGTGCATCGGCTATGTCTACAGTTTCAATGTCGATTGTCGGAGCATATATGACAATGATCGATCCTAAATATGTCGTAACCGCTTTAGTGGTCAATCTATTTGGTGGATTTATTATTGCTTCACTGATCAATCCTTATGAAGTCGATGACAAAGAAGATATCCTCGTTGTAGCAGAAGAGGGCGAAAAACAAACCTTTTTCGAGATGATCGGCGAATATATCATGGATGGCTTTAAAGTCGCAGTTACCGTAGGTGCCATGCTAATTGGTTTCGTGGCATTAATGGCGTGTATAGATGCCTTGTTTGATATGACTATTGGTGTATCCTTCCAACAAATACTTGGATATATCTTTGCACCGTTTGCCTTCATAATGGGTGTACCTTGGTCTGAAGCAGTATCCGCAGGTGGAATCATGGCTACTAAACTAGTGACTAATGAGTTTGTTGCGATGATCAGCCTTACAGAAATAGCAGATACGTTTAGTGAACGTACACTGGGAATCATCTCTGTGTTCCTTGTATCCTTTGCAAACTTCTCCTCAATCGGAATTATATCTGGTGCAGTGAAGGGTCTACATGAAAAGCAAGGGAATGTGGTAGCGCGTTTTGGCTTAAAATTACTCTTTGGAGCTACGCTTGTAAGCGTATTATCCGGTATCATTGTAGGGTTGGTTCTTTAA
- a CDS encoding cytidine deaminase: protein MDKNSLIQEAIEARKQAYTPYSKFKVGAAVLTTSGHVFRGCNIENASYGLTNCAERTAIFKAVSEGEPKVEAIAIVADTEGPVSPCGACRQVIAEFSDNNTKVYLSNLKGDLLETSIAELLPGFFKSTDMGK from the coding sequence ATGGATAAAAACAGTTTAATTCAAGAAGCAATCGAAGCACGTAAACAGGCATATACACCTTATTCTAAATTTAAGGTGGGAGCAGCTGTCTTAACTACAAGTGGACATGTTTTCCGTGGATGTAATATCGAAAATGCATCATACGGCCTGACAAATTGCGCTGAACGCACAGCCATATTTAAAGCTGTTTCAGAAGGTGAACCAAAAGTAGAGGCAATTGCTATTGTTGCTGATACGGAAGGTCCGGTTTCACCATGTGGAGCTTGCCGACAAGTAATAGCTGAGTTTAGTGATAACAATACAAAAGTCTATCTATCCAACTTGAAGGGTGATCTGTTGGAAACTTCAATTGCAGAATTACTGCCAGGATTTTTTAAATCGACGGACATGGGGAAATAA
- the deoC gene encoding deoxyribose-phosphate aldolase, whose protein sequence is MTTKLTSLIDHTLLKADAREEQVTTIVEEAKEYKFASVCVNPTWVKKCAEMLKDTPEVKVCTVIGFPLGANTPEVKAFETTNAIENGADEVDMVINIGAMKDGRYDEVEADIKAVVDAAKGKALVKVIIETCLLTKEEIEKACQLAVSAGTDFVKTSTGFSTGGATVEDIALMRKTVGAEIGVKASGGVRSLEDAKAMTEAGATRIGASSGVSIAKGETANSDY, encoded by the coding sequence ATGACTACAAAATTAACATCTTTAATCGACCATACGTTATTAAAAGCGGATGCTAGAGAAGAACAAGTAACGACAATTGTTGAAGAGGCAAAGGAATATAAATTTGCATCTGTATGTGTGAATCCAACATGGGTAAAAAAATGTGCAGAAATGCTAAAAGATACACCCGAAGTAAAAGTATGTACAGTAATTGGTTTCCCTCTTGGAGCGAATACTCCTGAAGTAAAAGCATTTGAAACTACTAATGCAATCGAAAATGGTGCAGACGAAGTCGATATGGTAATCAATATCGGTGCTATGAAGGATGGCCGTTATGATGAGGTTGAGGCTGATATTAAAGCAGTAGTTGATGCAGCAAAAGGTAAAGCATTAGTAAAAGTTATCATCGAAACATGCCTATTAACAAAAGAAGAAATTGAGAAAGCATGTCAGTTGGCTGTTTCTGCTGGTACAGACTTTGTTAAAACATCAACTGGATTCTCTACAGGCGGCGCAACAGTGGAAGACATCGCTCTAATGAGAAAAACAGTTGGAGCAGAAATCGGTGTTAAAGCTTCCGGCGGCGTTAGAAGTCTTGAGGATGCTAAAGCGATGACAGAAGCTGGTGCTACACGTATTGGTGCAAGCTCTGGAGTCTCTATTGCAAAAGGCGAAACAGCAAACTCAGACTATTAA
- a CDS encoding pyrimidine-nucleoside phosphorylase: MRMVDVIEKKRNGHELNKNEIQFVIEGFTNGSIPDYQMSAFAMAIYFQGMTQEERVNLTELMVESGDQIDLSQINGVKVDKHSTGGVGDTTTLVLAPLVAALGVPVAKMSGRGLGHTGGTIDKLEAVPGFHVEISNEDFINLVNKNKIAVIGQSGDLTPADKKLYALRDVTATVDSIPLIASSIMSKKIAAGADAIVLDVKTGDGAFMKNLDDAKELARAMVDIGNGVGRNTKAIISDMSQPLGFAVGNALEIKEAIDTLVGKGPADLHELCLTLGSHMVILAGKAETTEEARGMLEEVMHNGKALEVFKTFLASQGGDASVIDDPSKLPTAKYLIEVPAKTSGYVSGIQAEEIGVAAMMLGAGRATKESVIDLAVGIVLNKKVGDEVAEGESLVTVHSNSEEIANVLEKIYGAYNISTEKVQAPTLIYTEIH, encoded by the coding sequence ATGAGAATGGTTGACGTTATTGAAAAGAAACGTAACGGTCATGAGTTGAATAAAAATGAAATCCAGTTTGTTATTGAAGGATTTACGAATGGAAGTATACCCGATTATCAAATGTCAGCATTTGCTATGGCGATTTATTTTCAAGGTATGACTCAGGAAGAAAGAGTTAACCTAACTGAGTTAATGGTTGAATCAGGAGATCAAATTGATCTATCACAAATAAATGGTGTAAAAGTAGACAAGCATAGCACTGGTGGTGTTGGTGATACAACTACACTTGTGTTGGCACCTTTAGTAGCAGCACTTGGAGTACCGGTTGCGAAAATGTCCGGACGTGGTCTGGGTCATACAGGCGGAACCATTGATAAGCTGGAAGCTGTTCCAGGATTTCATGTAGAAATTTCAAATGAGGATTTTATTAATCTTGTAAATAAAAATAAAATCGCTGTTATTGGACAAAGCGGTGACTTAACACCAGCTGATAAAAAGCTATACGCATTACGTGATGTAACAGCAACAGTAGATTCTATTCCTCTAATTGCAAGCTCCATCATGAGCAAGAAAATTGCAGCTGGAGCAGATGCTATTGTCCTGGATGTTAAAACAGGCGATGGGGCATTCATGAAAAACCTTGATGATGCAAAAGAATTAGCAAGAGCAATGGTTGATATCGGGAATGGAGTTGGCAGAAATACAAAAGCTATCATTTCAGATATGAGCCAACCACTTGGATTTGCAGTAGGTAATGCATTGGAAATCAAAGAAGCGATCGACACATTAGTAGGTAAAGGTCCGGCTGATTTACATGAATTATGCTTAACGTTGGGAAGCCATATGGTCATACTAGCTGGTAAAGCTGAAACAACTGAAGAGGCACGTGGCATGCTTGAGGAAGTTATGCATAATGGAAAAGCGCTTGAAGTATTCAAAACATTCCTTGCCTCACAGGGCGGAGATGCATCTGTGATAGATGATCCATCCAAACTTCCAACGGCTAAATACCTTATTGAAGTCCCTGCAAAGACTTCTGGATATGTTTCTGGTATTCAGGCAGAGGAAATTGGTGTTGCAGCTATGATGCTTGGAGCAGGCCGTGCTACGAAAGAATCTGTAATTGACTTGGCTGTTGGAATTGTTTTGAATAAAAAAGTTGGCGATGAAGTTGCGGAAGGCGAATCACTTGTAACTGTACATTCCAACTCAGAAGAAATTGCTAATGTATTAGAAAAAATTTATGGAGCATACAACATCAGTACTGAAAAAGTACAGGCTCCAACATTAATTTACACAGAAATTCATTAA
- a CDS encoding sugar-binding transcriptional regulator, with the protein MEADKKSKVIEAAKLYYLLDYTQNEIAKKLGVSRPTVSRMLQTAKREGIVQIKIDDMEENLENLEVKLEEKYKLKKAVVTPVPQYEDHTIKTSIGLKAAEYLDTIVKDDDIIGVTWGTTLYHVAVELKKKAVNNVKIVQLKGGISHSETHTYVSEILYLFGKAFRTTPLHLPLPAIVDQVVVKQAMMADRHIKGIIETGKEANIALFTCGPVKPESLLFKLGYFTEEDLEMLYSKAVGDICSRFFDSKGNICNNSLNERTLGIDLEELKEKEYSILVAGGTQKVDSIHAALRGQFANVLITDQYTARFILDK; encoded by the coding sequence ATGGAAGCAGATAAAAAAAGTAAAGTGATAGAAGCTGCTAAACTTTATTATTTACTGGATTATACACAGAATGAAATTGCAAAAAAACTTGGTGTTTCAAGGCCTACGGTGTCACGTATGCTGCAAACGGCTAAAAGAGAAGGGATTGTCCAAATTAAAATAGATGATATGGAAGAAAATTTGGAGAATCTTGAGGTTAAACTTGAAGAAAAATATAAGTTAAAAAAGGCAGTAGTAACACCTGTACCACAATATGAGGATCACACTATCAAAACTTCTATCGGATTAAAGGCTGCAGAATATCTTGATACAATTGTTAAGGATGATGACATTATAGGAGTGACATGGGGAACGACTCTCTATCATGTGGCAGTGGAGTTGAAGAAAAAGGCAGTAAATAATGTGAAGATTGTGCAGCTTAAAGGTGGAATCAGCCACTCCGAGACGCATACCTATGTATCAGAAATTCTATATTTATTCGGGAAGGCTTTCCGTACTACTCCATTGCATTTACCTTTACCGGCGATTGTCGACCAGGTAGTTGTTAAACAAGCAATGATGGCAGACAGACATATTAAAGGAATTATTGAAACTGGAAAAGAAGCTAATATTGCATTATTCACATGTGGGCCGGTTAAACCAGAATCTCTGCTCTTTAAGCTTGGTTATTTTACGGAAGAAGACTTGGAGATGCTTTATTCTAAGGCTGTGGGTGATATTTGTTCACGCTTTTTCGATTCAAAGGGAAATATATGTAACAACTCATTGAACGAACGTACTTTGGGAATTGACCTTGAAGAGCTGAAAGAAAAAGAATATTCGATATTGGTTGCCGGCGGCACTCAAAAGGTAGATTCCATTCACGCGGCTCTAAGGGGACAATTCGCCAATGTATTAATCACCGATCAATATACGGCAAGGTTTATTTTGGATAAATAA
- the purU gene encoding formyltetrahydrofolate deformylase gives METIAEKHVNLYKESQRDKGRLLISCPDKKGIVAAVSDVLFKQGANILESNQYSTDSNGGTFFMRIEFECPDLADNEKKLKEEFLSIANKFKMKWDIIFNYHIKKTAIFVSKELHCLRELLWEWQSGDLMTEIPIVISNHLAAKELVESLHIPFYYIPVSKETKEDAELRQKELLDKHQIDLIVLARYMQILSPSFVEMYENKIINIHHSFLPAFMGARPYERAFARGVKLIGATSHYVTDDLDEGPIIEQDIMRVNHQDNIQQLKKIGQSIERNVLSKAVKWHLQDRIIVQGNKTIVF, from the coding sequence ATGGAAACAATCGCTGAAAAGCATGTAAATCTGTATAAAGAGAGTCAGCGAGATAAAGGGCGCCTGCTAATTAGCTGTCCGGACAAAAAAGGAATTGTGGCAGCAGTATCTGATGTCTTGTTTAAACAAGGCGCTAACATCCTGGAATCAAATCAATATTCAACAGACAGTAATGGCGGTACGTTTTTTATGAGGATTGAATTCGAATGTCCTGATCTGGCTGACAACGAGAAGAAACTAAAAGAGGAATTTCTTTCAATAGCGAATAAGTTTAAGATGAAGTGGGATATAATCTTTAACTATCACATAAAGAAAACGGCTATATTTGTTTCAAAGGAGCTTCATTGTTTAAGAGAGCTGCTATGGGAGTGGCAATCAGGGGATTTAATGACAGAGATTCCGATCGTAATCAGTAACCATCTGGCTGCTAAAGAGCTGGTAGAATCGCTGCACATCCCTTTTTACTATATACCTGTGTCGAAGGAAACAAAGGAAGATGCGGAGTTAAGGCAGAAGGAGCTGCTCGATAAACATCAAATCGATCTAATCGTGTTAGCGCGCTATATGCAAATTCTTTCGCCAAGCTTTGTTGAAATGTATGAGAATAAAATCATTAATATTCATCACTCCTTTTTGCCAGCGTTTATGGGAGCACGACCGTATGAAAGAGCGTTTGCACGTGGGGTTAAATTAATTGGAGCAACTAGTCATTATGTAACAGATGATTTAGATGAAGGGCCCATCATTGAACAGGATATTATGCGGGTTAATCATCAGGATAATATTCAGCAATTGAAGAAAATAGGACAATCCATTGAAAGAAATGTGCTCAGCAAAGCTGTGAAATGGCACTTACAGGACAGGATTATTGTTCAGGGGAATAAGACAATTGTTTTTTAG